The DNA segment TCCTCGCCACGCCGCTCGGCGATCTTCTTCGCCAGCGAGTTGGCGACCGCCTTGGCGATCAGGGTCTTGCCACAGCCGGGCGGGCCGTACAGCAGGATGCCCTTCGGCGGGCGCAGCTGGTGCTCGCGGAAGAGATCCGCGTGCAGGAACGGCAGCTCCACGGCGTCGCGGATCTGCTCGATCTGCGAGTGCAGGCCACCGATGTCGGTGTAGTCGACGTCGGGGACCTCCTCGAGGACCAGCTCCTCGACCTCGCTCTTCGGGATCCGCTCGTAGGCGTACGCCGAACGGGGCTCGATCATGAGCGAGTCACCCGCGCGGAGCTTGCCGATCTCGAGCGAGTCGGCGAGGAAGACGATGCGCTCCTCGTCGGCGTGCGAGACCACCAGGGCCCGGTCGCGGGGGCCGCCGGACGGGTTGTCCAGCACCTCCTTGAGCAGGACCACTTCACCGGTGCGCTCGAAGCCGAACGCGTCCACCACGTTGAGGGCGTCGTTGAGCAGGACCTCCTGGCCCCGCTGCAACTCCTCGACGGCGAGCGACGGCGAGACCGCCACCCGCAGCTTGCGGCCGCCGGTGAACACGTCCACCGTGCCGTCCTCGTGTGCCGACAGGAAAACGCCGTAGCCGCTGGGCGGCTGGGCTAGCCGGTCAATCTCTTCCTTGAGAGTGACGATCTGGGTCCGGGCTTCCTTGAGGGTCGCCACGAGCCGCTCGTTGTTCTCGGTCACTCGGGCCAGCTGCGCCTGCGTTGCCGCGAGCCGTTCCTCAAGCTGCCGGACGTGTCGGGGGCTTTCGGTCAACTTCCGCCTGACCAGGGCGAGTTCCTCTTGCAGGAACGCGACCTGGCTGGAGAGATCGTTGGCCTCTTTCTCCCATCGTGCGGCGCGGGAGTCCGCTTCGTCGCTACGTGCCACGTCCCACCTCCCCGGGGGGCTCGAACGTCTTGGGATAACACTAGCTGTTGCGAAGCGGTTTTCGACCCTTGCAACACCCCTGTCACCGAGTCTTGACGGATTGATCAACCCGTGGCCGATGGGTGTATCGGATCTTCGGGTATCGTCCGCGCGCCCCTGTTGTGGGAGGTGAGGCCGCTGACGCAGACTGCCGGACAGGTGTGCGCCGAGATCGATCGAGGCCGGTCTGACGTCACGTGGGAAACACCACGGGTGATCTTTCGCCGATTGAGGTCGCGGGTATCGACGTTTCGCCCTGTTTGATGCTAGGTACACCACATTCGTGGTCGCCTTTCGCGAAATCGGGCGTGCGTTGATCCTGAGGGGCCGTGTGCCGCGCGCTGAACACGGCCATCCCACTGTCTCAGCCCGCTTCGTCAGCCCGCTCGGGTCAGCGGAGCGCGACGATCGCGACCGTCACGAGCACGACGTAGGCGACGACTCCCACGATGACCAGGGGCGCAGCACCCGCGCCGGCCCCGTACGCGATCATCGTGTTGATCGGGACGCCGAACCTGGCGGACACCGCAGCGATCGCCTTGGCGGCTGCGACTCGTCCGCGATCTTGCTTGGATCCGTCACGCGGAGATACGGTAGACATGTAACACCTCCCTCCAAAAGCTCTAGACCAGCCTGGTGGGACTTCTGATGGGCCTTGAGAGTTGCACCTCTCAAGGCCCGTTCTCTTGCGCCGCCGAGGCGACGCTCCCCGGTTCACTCCCCGGCCGCGCGGCCGACTCGTGGCAGTCGATGTATCCGTCCGCCGAGACGAACGCCGAGGCCGATCAGAGGGTCGGCCGGCCGACCAGCGACGCCACGACCCGGGAGAATTCCTCCAGGCGGGCGATCTGTCCCGGCCCGCCGTCGTCGATCGTCTTGCCGAAGCGCAGCGCGTCGTGCCGCAGCGGCGCCCGGCCCTCCTCCTCGCCGACACCGGGCGGCGGCACCGCGTCGTCGACCGAGCTGAGCAGCAGGTAGACGTCGATGCTGTCGACCCGGGCCTGCCCGTTCGGGGTGCGGGTGAGCCGCCGCCGGCAACCGACCTCGGTCACCGTGGAGAGCGGCACCACCCGCAGGGACGACGTCATCGAGCCGGCCGGGCCGTCGCCGGGCGCCACGTCCTCGCCGTGCCAGAGCACCAGCCGGCTGCCGTCGCAGACGACGACCTCCTGCCAGACCCCGTTCACCTCGTTGACGAAGCGCTCCAGGGTGAAGCAGAGCACCGAGGCCCCGCGCAGCACACCGAAGAGCGCCTCCAGGGCCACGTCCGGGTCGCGCAGGTAGGCCCGCGCCGCCGAGTCCAGGTCCGGATAGGGCGACCAGTCCGGGAAGACCGCCGGCATCTCGTTGCTGCCCCCGAACGGCGGTGAGCTCATGGTGCCCCTTCCCCTAGACGCACGCGGAAAACCTACCGGACGCCTTGACAGCGGTCACTCCCCGGTGGGGGCCTCCTGGGCCTGCTGGGCGTGCAGGGCGGCCTGGGTCGCCTTGCGCAGCGCGTACGCCTCGGCGCCCTTGCTCGGCTTGCGGCGGCGCGGCGGCGCCAGCACCCCGGGCGCCAGCTTGCGGGCCGAGACCAGGAACGCGGTGTGCGCGATCATCCGGTGGTCCGGCCGGACCGCCAGGCCCTCGGCGTGCCAGTCGCGGATCAGCGACTCCCAGGCCCGCGGCTCGGTCCAGCCGCCGCGCTCGCGCAGCGCCTCGACGAGCTCGGAGAGCTGCGGGGTGGTCGCCACGTACCCGATGAAGACACCGCCCGGGATGAGCGCCTTCTCGACCATGTCGAGCGCCTCCCACGGGGTCAGCATGTCCAGGATGATCCGGTCGAAGCCCTCGATGCCGTTGTCCGCGACGTCCCCGTGGTGCAGATGCCACGCCGGGTGCGGGCCGCCGAAGAACGCCTCGACGTTCTTGCGGGCGATCGCCGCGAAGTCCTCGCGCAGCTCGTAGCTGTGCACCTCGCCGTGGCTGCCGACGGCCCTCAGCAGCGAGCAGGTCAGCGCGCCGGAGCCGGCGCCGGCCTCGAGGACCTTCGCGCCGGGGAAGACGTCGCCCATCGCGACGATCTGCGCCGCGTCCTTCGGGTAGATCACCTGCGCGCCGCGCGGCATGGAGAGCACGTAGTCGCTGAGCAGCGGCCGCAGCGCCAGGTACGCGGTGTTGCCCGCCGAGGTGACGACGCTGCCGTCGGGGAGGCCGATCAGGGCGTCGTGGGCCAGCGCGCCGCGGTGGGTGTGGAACTCCTTGCCGGGCTCCAGCACGATGGTGTGCATCCGGCCCTTGGGGTCGGTGAGCTGCACGCGGTCACCCACCCGGAACGGGCCGCGGTGCGCGGGCACCTGCTCGGCGTCGGCGGCGGTGGTCGGGGTCGTGGTCACAGGTCTTCTCTCAGCCGTCTTTTCTCGGGTTCGGCACGGTCCGCCGCGGTTCCAGGACCGCGGCCACGTCGGCGACGCGCAGGACGCCGACGACATCCTCCCCTGCCGTCACCAGGTACTGCGCACCCGGGTGAGCCTGCAGCGCCCGGACCACCTGCTCACCGGTCAGCCCGAGCGGCAGCGTGGTGAGCGCGTCCCGGGACCGGGCGACGCTCTCCACGCTCACCCAGGGCCGCCGGTCCACCGGGATCCGCTCGGCGGCGACCGGGTCCACCACGGCGGTCAGGCTGCCCGCCGAGTCGGCGACCGCGAGCACCACGTCCGGCCGCGGGTCCTCGGCCCGGCGGCGCTGCGCCTCGCCGAGCGGCGTCCCGGCCGGGACGGCCAGCACCGGGCGGGCCAGCGCGCTCAGGTCGATCAGCGGGAACCGCCCGGTCATCCGGCCGAGCCGGATCGACTGCCCGGCGCCCTGCCACAGGGTCAGCACCACCAGCAGCACGAACACCAGGCCGAAGACGGTCAGCAGCCCGAACCGGTAGAGCCCCACCACCACGACCACGGTCAGCAGCGCCAGGAACCGGCCCGCCCAGCCGGCCACCACCGTCGCCCGGTTCCGGTCCTTCAGCAGCGCCCACATCCCGGCCCGCAGCGCCCGGCCACCGTCCAGCGGCAGGCCGGGAAGCACGTTGAAGACGGCCACCAGCACGTTGCTGAGCGCCAGCTGGAACGCGATCTGCCCGGGAACCGTGTCCGAGGGCAGCAGCGCCGCCGCCCCGCTGGCGATCCCGCCGAGCAGCAGCGACACGGCCGGCCCGGCCAGCGACACCAGCGCGTCGATCCGCGGCGTCGGCGCGTCCCGCTCCAACTCGGTCCAGCCGCTGAGCAGCTCCAGGGTGATCCGCCGCACGCCGATGCCGTGCCGCCGCGCGGTGAGAGCGTGCCCCAGCTCGTGCAGCAGCACCGATCCGAGAAGGCAGATCACGAAACCCAGGCCCACCGCGTACGACCACGGCGCCGTGAGACCGAGTTCCGCATTCGCGTAATTGCCGTAGACGACGGTGACCAGGCCGGCGAGCAGCAGCATCGACGCATTCGCGAACACCGGGATGCCGAGCACGTGCCCGACCGGCCGCCCGGCCGGCGCCTGATCGCGCTCTCCGCGCCCCTGTTCGCCCACGCAGCCGATGCTACGGACACGCCGCCGCACGACCCACCCCGGCGTTTTCGTCGTACCTCTGGCCTAGCCTCTTGGACTATGACGGCGCACCCCTCCACCACGGCACCGGCGGCAGCGGCCACCTCCCAGCCCGGCGGCCCCGGCTCCCTCGACGCCGCCACCGCACCCGATGCCGGCCCGCTCGGCACCGACCCGGTGCCCGCCGGTCGTGGCCGCCGGCCCGAGGCGCCGCGCGGGCCGTCGCTGTCGCCGTCCCGGGCCGCCGACTTCAAGACCTGCCCGCTGCTGTTCCGCTTCCGCACCATCGACAAGCTGCCCGAGCTGCCCACCGCCGACCAGGTCCGCGGCACGCTGGTGCACGCCGTCCTGGAGCGCCTCTTCGACCTGCCCGCCGCCGGCCGCACCCCGGCCGCCGCCGCCGCGCTGGTCGCCCCCGAGTGGGCGAGGCTGCTCGAGCAGGAGCCCTCCCTCGCCGAGATCTTCACCACCCCGCTGCCGGTCGCCGCCGACCCGGCCGCCGCCGAGGCCGAGGCCGACGCCACCGGCCAGGAGACGCTGATCGACATCCCGCCGGCCGAGGCCGAGACCGCCCGGCTCGCGGCCTTCCTCGGCAGCGCCACGGCCCTGCTCGACGGCTACTTCGCGGTGGAGGACCCGCAGCGCCTGCAGCCCGCCGAGCGGGAGACCCTGATCTCCACCGTGATCGGCGACGAGCTGCTGCTCCGGGGCTACATCGACCGTCTCGACGTCTCCCCAGCCGGCGACCTGCGGGTGGTCGACTACAAGACCGGCGGCGCCCCGCGCGAGGCCTTCGAGGGCCGTGCCCTGTTCCAGCTGAAGTTCTACGCCCTGGTCCTCTGGCGCACCCGCGGCGTGGTGCCCCGGGTCCTGCGCCTGCTCTACCTGAAGGACGCCGAGGCCCTCGACTACAGCCCCGAGGCCGGCGAGCTGGAGCGCTTCGAGCGCACCCTGACCGCCCTCTCCGCCGCGATCGAGCGCGCCAAGCGCGACCAGGACTTCCGCCCCAAACCGAGCCGCCTCTGCGGCTGGTGCCGCCACCAGGACCTCTGCCCCGAGTTCGGCGGCACGCCACCACCCTTCCCGGACGTCCCCGCCACCACCCTGACCGTCCTCCCCGACACCGAACCCGACCGCGTCGGCCCCCGCCTGCGAGACGATCCCCTTGGCTGACCCCCTTCCCAGCCGGGGCGGCCCGCCTCCGCCAGCGCCCGCGCCCGCAGCAGCTGCATCCACACCCGGCCACGGCCGGTCGCCACGAGCCGCCACGCCGGGCAGCTCGCCGCAACCCGCCACACCCGGCTCCGGCCACTCGCCGCGAGCCGCGATGTCCGGAGGCCCGCTTCCTGGGATGCCGGGCGAGCCGTCACGGCCCGGCGGTTCGTCGCAGCATGACTTCGCCTCCGGGGCGGACGGCGAGACCGCGCCCCCTCCGGCCGAGCCTCGTGCCGGACGCCGGCCGCCGTTGCGCGTTCTCCTGGCCGATCCGGCGCCGTTGCAGCGCGCGGGCCTGCGAGCGTTGCTGCAGACTCCCGTCCTGCCCGTCCCCCGCCGGGCCGGCGCTCCGTATGACCCGGCCATGGCTTCACACGAACCGCCCGAACCTGCGGAGGATGAGGCGAACGAAGAGGACTTCATCAGCGCTGCTGACGCAACTTCAGCAGACCTTCCTCGAATCGCCTCGCCCTCACCCTCCCTGCCCTCAAGCTCTCCGTCGCCCTCAACCTCCTCGCCCTCGCCCTCAGCCTTAACCTCGCCCTCAGGCTCGGCTGCGGTTTCAGGCTCGGCTGCGGTTTCAGGCTCAGCTACGTCCCTCCGCGCGGAACAAATCGGGAATGAGATGACATTTCCGACTGGCGTGAGGCCGGATGTGCGGCTTCGCGGCGATCATCAGGCAGGCAGTCATCAGGCAGGCAGTCATCAGGCAGCCAGTCATCAGGCCGTCGACCATGAGGCCGGCGACCATCGGGCCGGCGCTGTGGGTGGCCTGCCGCCCGCCTCGGCGGGGACGGCCTCGGGCCGGGCGGAGCAGGAGATCGTCGTCGTCGGGGAGGCGTCGGACGGGGTGGAGGCTCTGGATCTGGCTCGGCGGCTGCTGCCCGACGTCCTCGTCACCGAGCTGGTTCTGCCGCGCCTCGACGGGCTCAGCGTGGCGCGGGCGATCACCGAGGGGCGGCTGCCGGTACGGATCCTGGTCGTCACCGACGAGGAGGCCGACGACCGGATCGTGGCGGCCGCCGGGGCGGGGGTGACCGGCTACCTCGGCAAGGACGCGCCGCACGATGATCTCGTGGCCGCGGTGCGGACCGTCGCGGGCGGCGGCGCGGTGATCGCCCCGCGGCTGCTGGCGCGGATCCTCGGGCGGCTCGCCGAGGCGCTGCCCGCGCCGGCCGGTGACGGGGTGGCGCGGCTCGGCGCGCTGACCGGGCGGGAACGGGAGGTGCTCGTCCACGTGGCCCGCGGCATGACCAATACCGAGATCGCCGAGCTGCTGCAGGTCAGCGAAACGACGGTGAAGACGCATGTCGGACATGTACTGACGAAGATGCGGCTGCGCGACCGTACCCAGGCGGTGGTCCTCGCCTATGAGACAGGCCTGGTCAAACCCGGTCAGGAGGGCAGATAGCCGGTCACCCGCTTGCCGGACCACGACCCGTGCGCGGCCGGCGGCGGCCCGTGCTGCTGCTTGACCGCCACCGTCACCGCCCGGACCAGCCAGGTGTTCACCGAGATGCCCTCGACGGCCGCGATCTGCTCGACGTGCATGCGCAGCGATTCGGGCATCCGCAGCAGCAGCTCGGCGAGTTCCCCGTCGGGCGGGGGCAGGTCCGGCACGGCGGTGACGGATGACGAGGCGTCCACGTCACCCATCGTGCCTCAGGGACGGAGGAGAGCGGCCAGGAAAGCCGGATCGACCCCGGCCAGCGAGGACCGCAAATGCACGCCGTCGACCGGCGGCAGTTCCAGTTCGGCGGGTACCGCGAGGACGGCCGCGCCGGCGGCGAGGGCGCTCGCCACGCCACTGGGCGAGTCCTCGATCGCGACGCACCGGGCGATCGGCACGCCGAGCAGGGACGCGGCGGTGAGGTACGGCTCCGGATCCGGCTTCGGCATGGTCACCTCGTCACCGCAGACGACGACGTCGAAGTTCTCCGCGCCGAGCGTCTTGAGGGCCACGTCGACGAGCCGGCGGCCGGTCGACGTGACCAGGGCCGTACGAATCCCGGCGTCCCGGACCGCGAGGAGCAACTCCATGGCGCCGGGGCGCCAGACGAGCCCGCCGGCGAAGAGCGAGTAGACCCGGTCCGTGAGCCATCGCACGTCCGGCGCCTCGGGCCGGTCCGGCTGGCCCAGGTCGTCGCGGAAGAGCTGCATGCTGCGGCTCATGCTGCTGCCGACCATGGCGAGCCGGGCGCTCTCGGAGAGGGTGCCCCCGGCGTGCGCGGCGAGTTCGGTCAGCGCGAGACCCCAGACCCGCTCGCTGTCGACGAGGGTCCCGTCCATGTCGAAAAGTACGGCGTCCATCGCGGTGATTCTCCGGGTCGGGGCCGCCCGGTCCCAGGGAACGTGACGACCCCTACAGCCCGCACGCCCGCAGGGAGTCGGTGTAGCCGTCGGAGAACGACCCCATCCGCTGCTCGGCGGTGCCGTGCGCGCCTTCGGCGAACCACGGCTGGCCCGGGTCGTCACCGACTGCTTCGAGACCGTCGGCGAGTTCCCGGGTGTCGCCGTCCTGCATCTCCAGGCGGCCTTCGCGGGCCTTGTCGCCGATGAACGCGCCGGCCATGCAGTCGGCCTGCAGCTCCTGCTCGATGGTGAACTCCTTGCTGATGCCGAGCCGGGCCTGGATGCCGTGCGCGTACTCGTGGCCGAGCAGGTAGAACAGGAACGCGTCGCCGACCTGCTGGAAAGCCGCGAAGGCCCAGTTGACGTCGTAGGCGATGAAGTCCCCGGCGGAGCAGTAGACGGCGTTGTTGCGCGGCAGCGGCTCGCCGGCGCAGTCCACGTCGCCTTCCTGCTCGTACGGAATCAATTGCCGGATCGGCGAGAAGCCGGAGCCGATCCGCTCCGCCCAGTACTCCGCGGCGATCTCCTCGGCCGCCTGGATGTCGCGGCTGAACTCCTCCGGGGTGTCGGTGCCGTCCTGATCGGCGGAGACGGCCGGCGCGGGACCCTGATCCTGGGGGTCCGGCGAAGCGGACGGGACACAACCGGCGAGAAGAAGACACACAACGACGGGTACGAGGACCGCACGAGCGCGCATGGCGTCCACGGTAGACGCGGCCCGCCAAGACCGCTCGGCACGATAGCAGTCAGGGACCACCCTGAGAGTTACCTAAGTGGCTCCCCCAGCCAAATCTCCGCGTCGTGCTACGCCCCGCGACGGACGCCCGCCGCCGATTCCGCCGCAAGACTGAGCAGGCCGTCCGGGGCAGTGTGCCCCGGACGGACCACAGACTTCAGGGGGACGACAGTGGCAGCGACGAATGCCGGTGGGCCGGTGGCGGCGCGGGCGGACGAGATCTGGAAGGTCTACGGCTCGGGCGAGGCCCGGGTGGCGGCACTGCGGGGGGTCAGCGTCGAGTTCGGCCGGGGTCGCTTCACCGCGATCATGGGCCCGTCGGGCAGCGGCAAGTCGACGCTGATGCACTGCCTCGCCGGTCTGGACACGGTCGACGAGGGCACCGTCCACGTCGGCGGCACCGAGATCAGCAAACTCGGCGACAAGGCGCTGACGCGTCTGCGCCGGGACCGGATCGGCTTCATCTTCCAGCAGTTCAACCTGCTGCCGACGCTGAGCGCCGCGGAGAACATCAAGCTGCCGCTGGACATCGCCGGCCGCAAGGCCGACCCGGCCTGGTGGGACACCGTGATCGACACGGTCGGCCTGCGCGATCGGCTCAGCCACCGCCCGAGCCAGCTCTCCGGCGGCCAGCAGCAGCGTGTCGCGTGCGCGCGGGCCCTGGTCGCCCGCCCCGACGTGATCTTCGCGGACGAGCCGACCGGCAACCTCGACTCGCGGTCCGGCGCCGAGGTGCTCGGCTTCCTGCGGGACAGCGTCCGCGAGCACGGCCAGACCATCGTGATGGTCACCCACGACCCGGTGGCGGCGAGCTACGCCGACCGGGTGGTGTTCCTGGCCGACGGCGCGATCGTCGACGAGCTGGCGAACCCGACCGCCGAGACGGTCCTGGACACCATGAAGCGCCTCGACAAGCACGGCGACCCGGTGATGCTCTGATGCTGCGCGCGACGCTGAAGAGCCTGCTCGCCCGCAAGCTGCGGCTGGTCCTGTCCGGCCTGGCCGTGCTGCTCGGCGTGATGTTCGTGTCCGGCGCCTTCGTGCTGACCGACACGCTCAACCGCACCTTCGACTCGATCTTCGCGGACGCCTACGCCGCGACCGACGTCTCGGTCAGCGCGAAGCCCAAGGTCGAGGTCGGTGAGTTCGAGGGGGAACAGGTCGCCGCGCCGCTTCCGGCAGCGGCGGTCGACAAGATCAAAGGCCAGGAGGGCGTACGGTCCGCCGTCGGTCGCGTGGACGCCGACGGCGCCCGGGTCATCGGCGCGGACGGCAAGGTCCTCACCTCGATGGGCCCGCCCCGGCTCGGCTCCAACTGGACCGGCACCGACGACGTGATGGAGCTGCGCGAGGGTCGTGGCCCGGAGGCGGCCGGCGAGATCGCGATGAACGCCACGACGGCCGAGCTGTCCGGCTACCACCTCGGCGACACCGTCCCCGTTCTCACCCAGCAGCCGAAGCGTGAGTTCACCCTCGTCGGCATCTGGGGTTACACCGGCGACCGGGACAGCATCGGCGGCACCCAGGAGGTCGCGTTCACCACGCCGGTGGCGCAGGAGCTGATGCTCGGCGAGAAGGACGTCTTCACCTCGGTGACGGTCACCGCCGCCGACGGCGTGACCCCCGCCGAGCTGCGCGACTCGCTGGCTCCGGCGCTCGGCGCCGACTACGTCGTGAAGACCGGCGACGACCTGGCGAAGGAGAGCTCGGAGAGCATCAAGGAGGGTCTCGGCTTCTTCAACAACATCCTGCTGGGCTTCGCCGGCATCGCCCTGTTCGTCGGCGTCTTCCTGATCCTCAACACGTTCTCGATCGTGGTGGCGCAGCGCACCCGTGAGCTCGCGCTGCTGCGGGCGATCGGCGCGAGCCGCCGCCAGGTGATCAACTCGGTGCTGGTGGAGGCCGTGGTGGTCGGGCTGATCGCGTCGGTGCTCGGCCTGGCCGCCGGGGTCGGCGCGGGCGCGGGCCTCGGCTACCTGTTCTCCAGCATGGGCGGCGGCGGGCTCGACCTCGCCCCGGTCGGCGTGCCGCCCGCCGCGATCATCAGCGCGTTCCTGGTCGGCCTGATCGTGACGGTGGTCGCCGCGGTGATGCCGGCGCTGCGCGCGTCCCGGATCGCCCCGGTCGCCGCGATGCAGGACGTCGCCACCCCGGACCGGCCCCTCACCAGGATCAGCGTGTTCGGCGGCCTGGTCACCGCGGCCGGCGCGGCGGCCCTCGGCGTGGGTCTGTTCGCCGACGCCGGCGACGCCGACCTGTGGCTGATCCTCGGCGGCGTGCTGGTCACGTTCGTCGGCGTCGCGCTGCTCACCCCGCTGATCAGCAAGCCGGTGGTGTCCCTGCTCGGCCGGCTCTTCTCCTGGTCGCTGCCGGGACGCCTCGGCCGCCTCAACTCGGGCCGCAACCCGCGCCGCACCGCGATCACCGCGGCCGCGCTGATGGTCGGCATCGCCCTGGTCACCGGCGTCACCGTGGTCATGGACTCGGCGAAGAGCAGCCTCAAGGCCGAGGCCGCGCGGATCCTCAAGGCCCAGATCATGATCAGCGGCGATCAGAACGGGCCGCGCCCGCCGACCTTCGACCCTGCGGTGATCACCGAGGCGGAGCGGATCCCGGGCGTACGGGCGGCCGCCGGCCTCTACAACGATCTCGTCCAGATCGGCGCCGACCGCGAGTACGTGACCGCGACCGAGGACCTCTCCCGGCTGGCCGAGTCCTACGGCTCGACCGCGGCGGATCTGCGGGACGACCAGATCGCGGTGAGCGCTCCGGAGGCCGCGGACAAGGGCTGGCAGGTCGGTTCGGCGGTGACGGTCCAGGCATCCCGAGGCGAGCCGCACACCTACACGGTCGCCAGCGTCTTCCCGGAGAACGGCCTGCCGGGCAGCATCATCCTGCCGGCCGCCGCCATCCCGGACTTCGGCATCACCCAGCCGGTCTTCGGGTTCGTCCGGCTCGACGACGGCGTAGCGGTCTCCACCGTTCTGCCGCAGGTCAAGCAACTCGTGGCGGACAGCCCCGAGGTGTCGGCCACCGACCAGGAGACGTTCGTGAACGCTCAGGCGGCCACGTTCGACCAGATCATCACGATGATCCAGATCCTGCTCGGGCTGGCCATCCTGATCGCCGTCCTCGGCGTGGTGAACACCCTGGCCCTGTCCGTCCTGGAACGCACCCGCGAGCTCGGCCTGCTCCGCGCGGTCGGCCTCGGCCGTGCCCAGACCATGCGGATGGTGACCGTCGAGGCCGTCGTCATCTCGGTGTTCGGCGCCCTGCTCGGCGTCGCGGTCGGCGCCGGCATGGGCAGCGCGGTGGCCCGGGCCCTGGAGAACGACGGCATCACCGAGATCGTCGTCCCGTGGGCCCGGATGGGGACCTACCTCGCCCTGGCCGCGCTGGTGGGCGTGATCGCAGCGGTGGCGCCGGCGATCCGGGCGGCCCGCTTGAACATCCTGAACGCGATCGCTCACGACTGAGGAAAGGGAGCCGTATTCCTGCGATGAAAAGTCCACTCCCGTAGCGTCGATATCAGGTTCGAAACGAATCCCCGGATACCTGGCGGTAACCACTACCGTGACCCGCCTGGGTCGTTCTCCGAACGACCGGACACCCTATGTCCGGACTGCCGCTACTCGAAAGGATGTGGGATGACAGAGCCCACACTGATGTGGACTCGGAGCTCCTTCTGCGCCGACAGTGCCTGCGTCGAAGCAGCGCCGGTCGGCGGGGAGCACGTAGCCGTTCGGGACTCCAAGAGCCCTGAGCAGCCCTACCTCCGTTTCAGCCGTGACGAGTGGTCGACCTTCCTCGACGGCATAGCCTCCGGACAGTACCGCGACATCTGAAATTTTCGATACGCAAGGCCCGATGGCGCACATCCACCCGGACGTGCGCCATCACTGTTTTTGCTGGAGACGGCGCAGACGGCGGGATCGGCGGGACTCCTCGGCACTGCGGCCCCCACGTACTCTCGGATGAGTTAGGGCCGAGAAAGGGGTCGTGATGACCGCTTCCCGCAACGACCGGATCCTCGACTGGCAGCGCAGCAGCTACTGCGCCGACAACGCCTGTGTGGAGGTCGCCGTCGATGACGACGGCGACCGCTACCTGCGCAACTCCGAACAGCCGGCCGGCCCGTACCTGCGGTTCTCGGCCGGCGGCTGGGAGGCTTTCGTGGCGGACCTGGAGGCAGGCTGGTTCGCCCCGTGATGAGGCGTCGGGCCCGTCACGAGGACGGGCCCGACTTTTCATCGAGAGCCGGCGATCACCAGGAGCCGGCAGTGGGACCGGCCGAACCACCCCGGCGGCGGAGGTATTTCTCGAACTCGCTGGCGATCTCATCCCCCGTCAGCGGCTGGATGCCCGCGTCCCCGACGCGCTCCTCCAGCTCCCTGACGTATTCGCCCAGTTCCGAGTCCTGCTCGGCGGCCGCCCGGACCCGCTTCTCCCACTCGTCCGCCTGCTCGGCGAGATCGGACAGCGGCACCGGCAGATCGAGGACGTCCTCGATCCGGCTCAGCAGGGCGAGCGTCGCCTTCGGGCAGGGCGGGTTGTTCGCGTAGTGCGGCACGTGCACCCAGAACGACAGCGAGTCGAGCTCGGCGCGGGTGGACGCCTCCTGCAGGATCCCGACGATCCCGGTGGGGCCGTCGTAGCGGGTCGGCACCACGTTGTACTTCTCCGCCACGTCGCGGTTGGAGGCGCTGCCGCTGATCGGGAGCGGCCGGGTGTACGGGACGTCCGCCAGCAGGGCGCCGAGCAGCACGATCCGGTTCACCTCGAGGCTGTGGCAGATCTCCAGCACGGATTCGCAG comes from the Actinoplanes sp. OR16 genome and includes:
- a CDS encoding ABC transporter ATP-binding protein, translated to MAATNAGGPVAARADEIWKVYGSGEARVAALRGVSVEFGRGRFTAIMGPSGSGKSTLMHCLAGLDTVDEGTVHVGGTEISKLGDKALTRLRRDRIGFIFQQFNLLPTLSAAENIKLPLDIAGRKADPAWWDTVIDTVGLRDRLSHRPSQLSGGQQQRVACARALVARPDVIFADEPTGNLDSRSGAEVLGFLRDSVREHGQTIVMVTHDPVAASYADRVVFLADGAIVDELANPTAETVLDTMKRLDKHGDPVML
- a CDS encoding DUF397 domain-containing protein, with translation MTASRNDRILDWQRSSYCADNACVEVAVDDDGDRYLRNSEQPAGPYLRFSAGGWEAFVADLEAGWFAP
- a CDS encoding ABC transporter permease; this translates as MLRATLKSLLARKLRLVLSGLAVLLGVMFVSGAFVLTDTLNRTFDSIFADAYAATDVSVSAKPKVEVGEFEGEQVAAPLPAAAVDKIKGQEGVRSAVGRVDADGARVIGADGKVLTSMGPPRLGSNWTGTDDVMELREGRGPEAAGEIAMNATTAELSGYHLGDTVPVLTQQPKREFTLVGIWGYTGDRDSIGGTQEVAFTTPVAQELMLGEKDVFTSVTVTAADGVTPAELRDSLAPALGADYVVKTGDDLAKESSESIKEGLGFFNNILLGFAGIALFVGVFLILNTFSIVVAQRTRELALLRAIGASRRQVINSVLVEAVVVGLIASVLGLAAGVGAGAGLGYLFSSMGGGGLDLAPVGVPPAAIISAFLVGLIVTVVAAVMPALRASRIAPVAAMQDVATPDRPLTRISVFGGLVTAAGAAALGVGLFADAGDADLWLILGGVLVTFVGVALLTPLISKPVVSLLGRLFSWSLPGRLGRLNSGRNPRRTAITAAALMVGIALVTGVTVVMDSAKSSLKAEAARILKAQIMISGDQNGPRPPTFDPAVITEAERIPGVRAAAGLYNDLVQIGADREYVTATEDLSRLAESYGSTAADLRDDQIAVSAPEAADKGWQVGSAVTVQASRGEPHTYTVASVFPENGLPGSIILPAAAIPDFGITQPVFGFVRLDDGVAVSTVLPQVKQLVADSPEVSATDQETFVNAQAATFDQIITMIQILLGLAILIAVLGVVNTLALSVLERTRELGLLRAVGLGRAQTMRMVTVEAVVISVFGALLGVAVGAGMGSAVARALENDGITEIVVPWARMGTYLALAALVGVIAAVAPAIRAARLNILNAIAHD
- a CDS encoding DUF397 domain-containing protein, whose protein sequence is MTEPTLMWTRSSFCADSACVEAAPVGGEHVAVRDSKSPEQPYLRFSRDEWSTFLDGIASGQYRDI
- a CDS encoding PAC2 family protein; the protein is MTEFDGLPLLRSPVAIAAFEGWNDAADASTAAVEHLEQVWQAKEITSIDPEDFYDFQVSRPTVTMAEGETRKIEWPTTRFTVASPPGSDRDVVLIRGIEPSMRWRTFCESVLEICHSLEVNRIVLLGALLADVPYTRPLPISGSASNRDVAEKYNVVPTRYDGPTGIVGILQEASTRAELDSLSFWVHVPHYANNPPCPKATLALLSRIEDVLDLPVPLSDLAEQADEWEKRVRAAAEQDSELGEYVRELEERVGDAGIQPLTGDEIASEFEKYLRRRGGSAGPTAGSW
- a CDS encoding neutral zinc metallopeptidase; its protein translation is MRARAVLVPVVVCLLLAGCVPSASPDPQDQGPAPAVSADQDGTDTPEEFSRDIQAAEEIAAEYWAERIGSGFSPIRQLIPYEQEGDVDCAGEPLPRNNAVYCSAGDFIAYDVNWAFAAFQQVGDAFLFYLLGHEYAHGIQARLGISKEFTIEQELQADCMAGAFIGDKAREGRLEMQDGDTRELADGLEAVGDDPGQPWFAEGAHGTAEQRMGSFSDGYTDSLRACGL